In a single window of the Anabas testudineus chromosome 19, fAnaTes1.2, whole genome shotgun sequence genome:
- the wdr90 gene encoding WD repeat-containing protein 90 isoform X1, which yields MASKGWQHPYVNIFKHFRIEDWKKSAKEGDVSTYMDKTLKCSVFRIKGPVPANSYIQVPKNTSHSLGLTGRYFYLLFRPTPGKCFVVHLDVAAEEGQVVRISFSNMFKEFKCTATWLQFPFLCGAAKDSVYESTGKSAKCGLVGPAPTSVRWTCLMLDLQYTLTVYLNRCYSHLKSIKLCANMSVKNMFTSDLLLDPGVSFSEAKLMGLSSSQGTGSMPREMSFPVPKGGSWHDIYDYIKFPSGGTKLPFDSIQKGSPTSKTGCVSNQRSPLREESCCVNLSKPVQDRVSLIQQITTPKSLPRNRNPIVTNIPELGVVSTHQSSDGLCHNNDQQESESSSLHQLKQRSHRDTDNGGIHVFVHPDDGFSKHWEDGEDNEEEFACAPVQHPVHLTSSKNDKQQKLLPDPILRLNRIIGFGGATTKYALWTKSGDAVVYPCHAIIVSMKISSNQQRFFIGHTEKVSALAFNGNSTMLASAQTGNHSVVRVWNYHGGNCLAMFRIHAHSLSCLSLSHSGSILCGVGKDSHNKTMVVVWNTLNVGKGGEVTILAKAHTDVDIHTMKVAFFDDTRMVSCGRDNIRLWRVRNGTLRSCPVNLGEYHSLDFTDVVFGENSSNQHDDDQTLFVSSRSGHIFEIDYSRVVIRNVRRLLPAQQQHAERREKWTFNSGPGIAINSISVTSSFCATGSEDGFLRLWPLDFSAVFLEAEHEGPVTLVSASSDSLQVLASTSTGNLGFLDVSSRGYNTLMRSHTDTVLGFSVDGIRRHLTTASSDGTVRIWNMDSLHQLYDFVSEDSPCSVAFHPCEQIFSCGFSSGIVRVFDISSAKLLAEHTQHRGEVVGLAFSPNGEFMYSADSLGSLALYDSSEEDHNVIRVVCNVAAQGTERAPDALTVSSDSRCLAFVGPSEYIVTVADARSLDELLHVDVSILDVESPRLDSALKVCFSPASTEHLLVATSANKILWVSSKTGRLLREVSKVHRHQCSSLAVSEDSRFLLTAGHNTVKVWDYNMKLDINSQMFIGHSQPISQVNFTPDQLGMVSVGDAIFIWDFLAHPVDSLTDNCSPLRVSYISSPKSVQPETEVSGVQFSHGMPRQTAPIPSSPPPRLDVSSFDQVSQAAFGSSSICENSPNIPRVPVKSTGSHPFSEPRPAVSFLKVTEFVNTSPLNTSHMDIVQLKGKNLVRPDCYKHFIPRFKTSTVDQAAVDPHVGEEGIKVKAVIGYNGNGRGNMVWRPDQGLLAYSCGCVVVVEYLHTGCQRHLHGHSEEISCLAVTNDAQTVASAAGSSNEQKSLICIWDVQKGTCRNAISYHRGAVQSLAFSRDDCFFLSVGDFSDPEVALWNSKTFQLLSSVRVSGPVHDAAFSPSTASQLACVGSQGVYFCLMHTRGVDVDLKVQKVKAPAQVGDVVLTALCYHMNSLLFTATNKGHVCVWDTNTQCCFMTWDADEGEIGVLLCRGNRLLTGSNTRWLRLWEVEAIQGMKPQEKVCSMENSGTTVLLEQEMMLDGTSVSAAFDNTMDMGIIGTTAGTLWYINWSDNSSIRLVSGHKTKVNDVVFSPDESHFVTCSEDGSVRVWSVSSNELVVQFQVLNQACGCVCWSPSSTTDSAYVAAGYSDGTLRIFRLASSEMEMKLHPHRVTVTAIQYSANGHVILSAGKNGLVAVSSPVNGATIRVIRDHKGAPVTTIQCVNEQCKSYGLEGNEMWLAASADRRVSVWAADWLKDKCDLLDWLTFPAPAYIGDDSPPPSLAAFCPTDPGLVIYTGYGVEKELSYYSLAKKQIIKKIALPHWVTCFSLSPKSQLLAVGSKERVLKLVEPSSGMFQDFLQHSDSLQTCHFSPSGTRLFTVAYNEILLWEVLGL from the exons ATGGCCTCCAAAG GCTGGCAGCATCCTTATGTTAACATATTCAAACATTTCCGAATTGAAGACTGGAAAAAGTCGGCAAAAGAGGGCGATGTGTCAACATACATG GATAAGACTTTGAAATGTTCAGTGTTCCGGATCAAGGGTCCTGTTCCTGCCAACAGCTACATCCAAGTACCCAAAAACACCAGCCACTCTCTGGGGCTGACAGGGCGCTACTTCTACCTACTCTTCAGACCCACACCTGGCAAATGTTTTGTGGTTCACCTGGATGTTGCTGCAGAG GAGGGCCAGGTGGTCCGTATCTCCTTTTCCAACATGTTTAAAGAGTTCAAGTGCACAGCTACCTGGCTACAGTTTCCTTTTCTGTGTGGAGCTGCAAAGGATTCTGTGTATGAAAGCACTGGAAAATCTGCAAAATGTG GTTTGGTGGGTCCAGCTCCCACTTCGGTGCGTTGGACCTGTCTGATGCTGGATCTGCAGTACACACTCACCGTCTACCTCAACCGGTGCTACAGTCACCTGAAGAGCATCAAGCTTTGTGCCAACATGTCAGTGAAAAATATGTTTACAAGTGACCTGCTGCTAGACCCAG GAGTTTCCTTCAGTGAAGCCAAGCTGATGGGTCTCTCCTCTTCTCAGGGAACAGGGTCTATGCCCAGAGAAATGTCTTTCCCTGTGCCCAAAGGAGGCTCCTGGCATGACATCTATGACTACATCAA GTTTCCCTCAGGTGGAACAAAGTTACCCTTTGACTCCATCCAGAAAGGCAGTCCCACATCTAAAACTG GATGTGTCTCTAACCAAAGAAGTCCCTTGAGAGAAGAGTCTTGCTGTGTCAACCTCAGCAAACCAGTTCAAGACCGTGTGTCCCTCATCCAGCAGATCACCACCCCAAAATCT CTCCCAAGGAATCGAAACCCCATCGTAACAAATATACCGGAGCTCGGTGTAGTCTCCACTCACCAGAGCAGTGACGGGCTTTGCCATAACAATGACCAGCAGGAATCAGAATCCTCCAGTTTACACCAACTCAAACAGAGGTCACACCGCGATACAGACAATGGTGGaattcatgtgtttgtgcatcccGATGACGGTTTCAGCAAACACTGGGAAGATGGGGAAGATAATGAAGAAGAG TTTGCTTGTGCTCCTGTTCAGCATCCTGTCCATCTAACATCATCCAAAAACGACAAACAGCAG AAACTGCTTCCAGACCCGATTCTCAGGCTTAACCGAATTATCGGCTTTGGAGGAGCCACTACTAAATAT GCCCTGTGGACGAAGTCTGGTGATGCAGTGGTGTACCCATGTCATGCAATTATCGTCTCTATGAAGATATCCTCTAACCAGCAGAGATTTTTCATTGGCCACACTGAAAAA gtttctgcACTAGCTTTTAATGGCAACTCAACAATGCTGGCCTCAGCACAAACAGGCAATCATAGTGTAGTTCGAGTATGGAACTACCATGGAGGAAACTGTCTGGCTATGTTCAGGATTCACGCTCATTCATTATCTTGTCTCAG cttgtCACACAGCGGCAGCATTCTCTGTGGAGTGGGGAAGGATAGCCACAATAAAACG ATGGTGGTGGTGTGGAACACTCTGAATGTTGGTAAAGGTGGAGAGGTGACAATCTTAGCCAAAGCACACACTGATGTGGACATTCACACCATGAAGGTTGCCTTCTTTGATGACACAAG GATGGTGTCATGTGGTCGTGATAATATTCGTCTGTGGCGAGTGAGGAATGGGACGCTGCGCTCCTGTCCAGTAAACCTGGGTGAATACCACTCACTGGACTTCACTGATGTGGTCTTTGGGGAGAACTCTTCCAATCAACATGATGATGATCAAACACT ATTTGTCAGCAGTCGCAGCGGGCATATATTTGAGATTGACTACAGCAGGGTTGTCATTAGAAATGTCAGGAGACTGTTgcctgcacagcagcagcatgcagAACGCAGGGAGAAATGGACTTTTAACTCAG GTCCAGGCATTGCCATCAACAGCATCAGCGTGACCTCATCGTTCTGTGCCACAGGCTCTGAAGATGGCTTCCTGCGGCTCTGGCCTCTtgatttctctgctgttttcttggAGGCTG AACATGAGGGACCTGTGACCCTGGTGTCAGCCTCATCAGACAGTCTTCAAGTCCTGGCATCCACTTCTACTGGTAACCTGGGTTTCCTTGATGTGAGCAGCCGTGGATACAACACACTGATGCGATCACATACAGATACTGTGCTCGGCTTCAGTGTGGATGGTATTCGTCGTCATCTCACAACAGCCTCTTCCGATGGCACAGTGCGCATTTGGAATATGGATTCCTTGCATCAG TTATATGATTTTGTGTCTGAGGACAGCCCTTGCTCAGTGGCCTTCCATCCCTGTGAGCAGATCTTCTCCTGTGGTTTCAGCTCTGGCATTGTCCGGGTCTTTGACATCTCTAGCGCCAAGCTGCTGGCTGAACACAC GCAGCACAGAGGTGAAGTGGTGGGTCTTGCTTTCTCTCCGAATGGGGAGTTTATGTACAGCGCCGACTCTCTGGGCTCTTTGGCACTTTATGATTCCTCTGAAGAAGATCACAATGTGATCAGAGTTGTGT GTAATGTGGCAGCCCAAGGCACAGAGCGTGCCCCAGACGCTCTCACAGTTAGCAGTGACAGCCGCTGTCTGGCGTTTGTCGGTCCCTCAGAGTACATTGTCACTGTTGCTGATGCACGGTCTCTGGATGAG CTGCTTCATGTAGATGTGAGTATTTTGGATGTAGAGAGCCCCCGCCTGGATTCTGCACTGAAGGTCTGCTTCTCTCCAGCCTCCACTGAACACTTGCTGGTTGCGACATCTGCTAACAAAATTCTCTGGGTTAGCTCTAAGACAGGCCGTCTCCTCCGAGAG GTATCTAAAGTCCACAGACACCAGTGCTCATCCCTGGCTGTGAGTGAGGACAGTCGATTCCTACTAACAGCCGGACACAACACTGTGAAAGTGTGGGATTATAACATGAAGCTCGATATTAACTCACAG ATGTTTATTGGCCACAGTCAACCCATCAGCCAGGTGAACTTTACCCCCGACCAACTGGGCATGGTCTCAGTGGGGGATGCCATATTCATTTGGGACTTCCTGGCACATCCTGTCGACTCTTTGACTGACAACTG TTCACCTCTCAGAGTAAGCTACATCTCATCTCCTAAATCAG TTCAACCAGAAACTGAAGTGAGTGGAGTTCAGTTTTCCCATGGGATGCCTCGACAGACCGCACCAATCCCCTCTTCCCCCCCACCAAGGCTGGATGTCAGCTCTTTTGACCAAGTCAGTCAGGCTg CCTTTGGCTCCTCGTCTATTTGTGAGAATAGCCCGAACATCCCACGTGTCCCAGTTAAATCCACTGGATCACATCCTTTCTCTGAGCCAAGACCTGCTGTTTCCTTCCTCAAAGTCACAGAGTTTGTCAACACTTCTCCCCTTAATACCAGTCACATGGACATTG ttCAGTTAAAAGGGAAGAACCTGGTGCGTCCAGACTGTTACAAGCACTTTATCCCACGTTTCAAGACCTCCACTGTTGATCAG GCTGCTGTGGATCCCCACGTGGGGGAAGAGGGCATAAAGGTGAAAGCAGTGATTGGCTACAACGGCAATGGGCGTGGCAATATGGTGTGGCGCCCTGACCAAG GTTTATTAGCATACTCTTGTGgctgtgtggtggtggtggagtaCCTTCATACTGGTTGTCAGAGACACTTGCATGGCCACAGTGAAGAGATCTCCTGTCTTGCAGTCACAAATGATGCACAG ACAGTGGCatcagcagcaggcagcagtaATGAGCAAAAGAGCCTCATCTGCATTTGGGACGTCCAGAAAGGAACTTGTCGAAATGCCATATCCTACCACAGGGGGGCAGTGCAAAGTCTTGCTTTCTCCAGGGATGAttgctttttcctctctgttg GAGACTTCTCTGACCCAGAGGTGGCTCTGTGGAACAGCAAGACCTTCCAGCTTCTGTCTAGTGTGAGAGTGTCAGGGCCTGTCCATGATGCAGCCTTCAGCCCCTCAACAGCCTCCCAGCTGGCCTGCGTGGGCAGCCAAGGGGTTTATTTCTGCCTCATGCACACCCGTGGCGTAGATGTAGACCTCAAA GTCCAGAAGGTAAAAGCACCAGCACAGGTTGGCGATGTGGTGCTCACAGCTCTGTGCTACCACATGAACTCCCTTCTGTTCACTGCCACCAATAAAGGACATGTTTGTGTCTGGGACACCAACACACAGTGCTGCTTTATGACCTGGGACGCTGATGAGGGAGAGATTG GAGTGCTGCTGTGTCGAGGGAATCGTCTGTTGACTGGCAGCAACACCCGCTGGTTGCGACTGTGGGAGGTAGAAGCTATACAGGGCATGAAGCCTCAGGAAAAGGTCTGCAGTATGGAAAACAG TGGGACCACAGTGTTGTTGGAGCAAGAGATGATGCTGGATGGGACGTCGGTCAGTGCAGCATTTGATAACACAATGGACATGGGCATCATTGGCACCACAGCGGGAACCCTCTGGTACATTAACTGGTCAGACAACAGCAGTATCAGACTGGTCAGCGGGCACAAGACCAAG GTGAACGATGTGGTGTTTAGCCCGGACGAGAGCCATTTTGTCACATGCAGTGAGGACGGTAGTGTGAGGGTGTGGTCAGTCTCCAGCAACGAACTTGTGGTGCAATTCCAGGTGCTTAATCAG GCCTGTGGCTGTGTATGCTGGAGCCCTTCCTCCACCACAGACAGTGCGTATGTTGCTGCAGGATACAGTGATGGGACCCTGAGGATCTTCCGCCTCGCCTCCTCAGAAATGGAAATGAAGCTGCATCCCCATCGTGTAACTGTCACTGCCATCCAGTACTCTGCCAATG GTCACGTGATCCTTTCAGCTGGGAAGAATGGTCTGGTAGCTGTGAGCAGCCCAGTAAATGGAGCCACTATCCGTGTCATCAGGGACCACAAAGGAGCGCCAGTTACCACCATCCAGTGTGTGAATGAACAG TGTAAGAGTTATGGACTGGAAGGAAATGAGATGTGGTTGGCTGCCAGTGCCGACAGACGTGTCAGTGTGTGGGCTGCTGATTGGTTGAAGGACAAGTGTGATCTGCTAGACTGGCTGACGTTTCCTGCTCCGGCCTATATTGGG GATGACAGCCCACCTCCTAGCCTGGCTGCCTTCTGCCCAACAGACCCTGGCCTGGTGATCTACACTGGCTATGGAGTAGAGAAAGAGCTGTCCTACTATAGCCTGGCTAAAAAACAG ataataaaaaagattGCCCTGCCCCACTGGGTCACATGCTTTAGCCTCTCCCCTAAGAGTCAGCTCTTAGCTGTGGGATCAAAAG AACGAGTGTTGAAGTTGGTCGAGCCGAGCAGCGGCATGTTTCAGGACttcctgcagcacagtgacTCCCTGCAGACGTgtcacttctctccctctggcACACGTCTTTTCACTGTGGCTTATAATGAGATTTTGCTGTGGGAGGTGCTGGGTCTCTGA